In a genomic window of uncultured Flavobacterium sp.:
- a CDS encoding alpha/beta fold hydrolase encodes MKKIFLLVFLMVLGNTFAQTEGYSTNNDSSKTYYKVFGKGEPLLIINGGPGMNSNGFESMAKTLAETQETIIYDQRGTGNSKLAELDSKTISMKIMADDIESLRKHLKIKKWNILGHSFGGMLASYYATIYPNSINKLILSSSGGVDLTLLKTENLIERNLTKVEKDSLDYWNAKIAKGDTSHEARLGRGRALAPAYVYDQKYVPIIAERLTQGNSKINGLLWDDMQKIKFDCKAKLKTFKNPVLIIQGKQDVISNQIGELANKTFPNSKLILLENCRHYGWLDAKEKYFTDVNSFLKS; translated from the coding sequence ATGAAAAAGATTTTTCTATTGGTTTTCCTAATGGTTTTAGGAAACACTTTTGCTCAAACCGAAGGTTATTCGACAAACAATGATTCGAGTAAAACGTATTATAAAGTATTCGGAAAAGGCGAACCGCTTTTGATTATTAACGGTGGTCCGGGAATGAATAGTAATGGTTTTGAAAGCATGGCTAAAACATTGGCCGAAACGCAGGAAACTATTATTTATGATCAACGCGGAACCGGAAATTCAAAGTTGGCTGAATTGGATTCCAAAACTATTTCGATGAAAATAATGGCGGATGATATTGAGTCTTTAAGAAAACATCTGAAAATTAAAAAATGGAATATTCTGGGTCATTCTTTTGGCGGAATGTTGGCTTCGTATTACGCTACAATATATCCAAACAGCATTAATAAATTGATTTTGTCATCGTCTGGCGGAGTTGATTTGACTTTGTTGAAAACAGAAAATCTTATCGAAAGAAATTTAACTAAAGTCGAAAAAGATTCTTTGGATTATTGGAATGCTAAAATTGCAAAAGGCGATACTTCGCATGAAGCACGTTTAGGTCGCGGAAGAGCTTTGGCGCCAGCCTATGTTTACGACCAAAAATATGTTCCTATTATTGCCGAAAGATTAACTCAGGGAAATTCTAAAATAAACGGATTGCTTTGGGACGATATGCAAAAGATCAAATTTGATTGTAAAGCAAAACTGAAAACATTCAAAAATCCTGTTCTGATTATTCAGGGAAAACAAGATGTAATCAGCAATCAAATTGGAGAATTGGCTAATAAAACTTTTCCAAATTCAAAACTGATCTTGCTTGAAAACTGCAGGCATTATGGATGGCTTGATGCAAAAGAAAAATATTTTACGGATGTTAATTCCTTTTTAAAATCATAA
- a CDS encoding polymer-forming cytoskeletal protein, with protein MHNSVFKLVTIKEVKSQYPFLLDREGFDYFEEWNDDDFFFVANEDVYFDGNFLLDVYEDKVKKWFINIFNLPFKIIEDLRIEGILVNGNIFTNGTIINAEGDYGPYVFISGNVTCKSLLLGGSYVEINGNVKAKEVVMTSYNHGKFKCSGVIDSPVFIVEDHYTTFAERKNDLFYYNDRANDFDSKNDCEYDDDSDEDIISVELRKHLNNPLIETFEELKRELEKGELVLKQSNPAAKTFAYWEYRVESNYRDLKLVPPEFKNKELCDLALNSTFHALPFVNQEFITQELCERLVDKDGFAIQKIPDDFITKELCLKAAKSGTLISLIPKEFYSEELILTTFKNGKHEPNIIDVPSDFITENLLEEYVKIGKGLWLDKVCKENGIDKLTILKRVIDSGLENLDSVFGNHFSKEVADYAASVYNNEENIEQWNSYVRKYKVKFERLDLNNYLV; from the coding sequence ATGCATAATTCAGTTTTTAAATTAGTTACAATAAAAGAAGTCAAATCGCAATATCCGTTTCTATTGGATCGTGAAGGATTTGATTATTTTGAAGAATGGAATGACGACGATTTCTTTTTTGTCGCAAACGAAGATGTCTATTTTGATGGTAATTTTTTACTGGATGTTTATGAGGATAAAGTGAAAAAATGGTTTATCAATATCTTTAATTTACCCTTTAAAATTATTGAAGATTTAAGAATCGAAGGAATTTTGGTAAATGGAAATATCTTCACAAACGGAACCATCATAAATGCTGAAGGAGATTACGGACCTTATGTTTTTATTAGCGGAAATGTAACTTGCAAAAGTTTATTATTAGGAGGTTCTTACGTCGAAATAAATGGAAATGTAAAAGCCAAAGAAGTGGTGATGACTTCGTACAATCACGGAAAATTTAAATGTTCCGGCGTTATCGATTCTCCGGTTTTTATAGTCGAAGATCATTATACCACTTTTGCTGAGCGAAAAAACGATTTGTTTTATTATAATGACAGAGCGAATGATTTTGACTCAAAAAATGATTGCGAATATGATGATGATTCTGATGAAGATATTATTTCGGTAGAATTGCGCAAACATCTGAATAATCCATTAATTGAAACTTTCGAAGAATTAAAACGTGAATTAGAAAAAGGCGAATTGGTTTTAAAACAAAGTAATCCTGCTGCCAAAACTTTTGCATATTGGGAATATAGAGTTGAATCAAATTATAGAGATTTGAAGTTAGTTCCGCCTGAATTTAAAAACAAAGAATTGTGCGATTTGGCTTTGAATAGTACATTTCATGCTTTGCCTTTTGTCAATCAGGAATTTATTACACAGGAACTTTGCGAAAGATTAGTCGATAAAGACGGATTTGCGATTCAGAAAATTCCGGATGACTTTATAACAAAAGAACTTTGCTTAAAAGCGGCGAAAAGCGGAACCTTAATTTCGCTTATTCCAAAGGAGTTTTATTCGGAAGAATTGATTTTAACAACATTTAAAAACGGAAAACACGAACCGAATATAATTGATGTTCCTTCTGACTTTATTACGGAAAATTTGCTCGAAGAATATGTAAAAATAGGCAAAGGATTATGGCTGGATAAAGTTTGTAAAGAAAACGGAATTGATAAACTTACTATTTTAAAACGTGTAATCGATTCTGGATTAGAAAATTTAGATTCAGTTTTTGGAAATCATTTTAGTAAAGAAGTTGCTGATTATGCTGCTTCTGTTTATAATAATGAAGAAAATATAGAGCAATGGAATAGTTATGTTCGAAAATATAAAGTTAAATTCGAACGTCTTGATTTGAATAATTATTTGGTATAA
- a CDS encoding GNAT family N-acetyltransferase: MTIQKANPNDHEILTEITKKSKAYWGYSNEQIQNWSQFLTVSKGYIEKNSVFNLVDNDKIIGYYSFFHESENIIKLDNLFVLPDSIGKGFGKVLMDDFLIRIKNEDVQKVILNSEPNAEVFYSKFGFVKVGQIETSIKDRFMPIMELLLEKV; this comes from the coding sequence ATGACCATACAAAAAGCAAACCCAAACGACCACGAAATCTTAACCGAAATAACCAAAAAGTCAAAAGCATATTGGGGATATTCGAACGAGCAAATCCAAAATTGGTCGCAATTTCTGACGGTTTCCAAAGGATATATCGAGAAGAATTCGGTTTTTAATTTAGTCGATAACGATAAAATTATTGGTTATTATTCATTCTTCCACGAAAGTGAAAATATTATAAAACTCGATAATCTTTTTGTTTTACCAGATTCTATTGGCAAAGGATTCGGGAAAGTTTTAATGGATGATTTTCTTATTCGAATAAAAAACGAAGACGTTCAAAAAGTGATTCTTAATTCGGAACCAAATGCAGAAGTCTTTTATTCTAAATTCGGATTTGTGAAAGTTGGACAAATAGAAACTTCGATTAAAGATCGATTTATGCCAATAATGGAGTTGTTATTAGAAAAAGTTTAA
- a CDS encoding helix-turn-helix transcriptional regulator gives MSTEIKPKHIGRNISRIRELRDMKQEALAISIGVSQQTISSIEGSESVDEEKLKAIAEALGVTPEIIKNFSEDAVFNIIGNTFDIENNNGSSLISYGCTFNPFDKLLEVLDKNEKLYERLVEAEKEKVALLEKLLSQK, from the coding sequence ATGAGCACAGAAATAAAACCAAAACATATTGGGCGAAATATAAGCCGAATCAGAGAGCTTAGAGATATGAAACAGGAAGCACTTGCGATTTCGATTGGCGTAAGTCAACAAACCATCTCGAGTATTGAAGGAAGTGAAAGCGTTGACGAAGAAAAACTTAAAGCAATTGCCGAAGCTTTGGGCGTTACGCCTGAAATAATAAAAAACTTTTCTGAAGATGCTGTTTTTAATATTATTGGAAATACTTTCGACATTGAAAACAATAATGGTTCTTCTCTGATTAGTTATGGATGTACATTTAATCCATTTGACAAGCTTTTGGAAGTTCTTGACAAAAATGAAAAACTTTATGAAAGATTGGTTGAAGCTGAAAAAGAAAAAGTGGCTCTTTTAGAGAAATTGTTGAGTCAGAAATAA
- a CDS encoding aminopeptidase P family protein, producing MKYHQINSALFVKNRRKFTAEMKPNSVAVFNSNDIYPVSADSTLPFAQHRDIFYLSGVDQEESILLLFPDAPYENQKEILFLKETNDHIAVWEGEKLSKERAFQVSGIRTVYWLQDFHKVLNEMMTYADTMYINTNEHYRATVETETREARFVKWWKERYPAHNVAKSNPILQRIRSVKESEEIDLIQQACDITEKGFRRLLSFVKPNVTEYEIEAELIHEFIRNRSKGFAYTPIIASGNNANVLHYIENNQQCKAGDLILLDVAAEYANYSSDMTRTIPVSGRFSERQKAVYNAVLRVKNEATKMLAPGTLWKQYHIEVGKIMTSELLGLGLIDKADVQNENPEWPAYKKYFMHGTSHHMGLDTHDYGLLHEPMKANMVFTVEPGIYIPEEKFGIRLEDNVVVQEKGEPFNLMRNIPIEVDEIESLMNS from the coding sequence ATGAAATATCATCAAATAAACAGCGCTCTTTTTGTAAAAAATCGCAGAAAATTCACGGCAGAAATGAAACCTAATTCGGTTGCCGTTTTCAATTCAAATGACATTTACCCAGTTAGCGCAGATAGTACTTTGCCGTTTGCACAACACAGAGATATTTTTTATCTGAGCGGTGTTGATCAGGAAGAAAGTATTTTGCTTTTGTTTCCGGATGCGCCTTATGAAAACCAAAAAGAAATTCTTTTCCTGAAAGAAACTAACGATCATATCGCGGTTTGGGAAGGTGAAAAACTAAGTAAAGAACGTGCTTTTCAGGTTTCGGGAATTAGAACGGTTTATTGGTTGCAGGATTTTCATAAAGTTTTGAACGAAATGATGACGTATGCAGATACGATGTATATTAATACAAACGAACATTATCGTGCAACTGTTGAAACTGAAACTCGCGAAGCTCGTTTTGTAAAATGGTGGAAAGAGCGTTATCCAGCGCATAATGTGGCAAAAAGTAATCCGATTTTGCAACGCATTCGTTCTGTAAAAGAAAGCGAAGAAATCGATTTGATTCAGCAAGCTTGTGATATTACGGAGAAAGGTTTCCGCAGATTATTATCGTTCGTGAAACCAAATGTTACTGAATATGAAATCGAAGCCGAATTGATTCACGAATTCATCCGTAACCGTTCTAAAGGTTTTGCTTATACACCAATTATTGCTTCGGGAAATAATGCGAATGTTTTGCATTACATCGAAAACAATCAGCAATGTAAAGCCGGAGATTTAATTTTGTTAGACGTTGCGGCAGAATATGCTAATTATTCAAGCGATATGACGAGAACAATTCCGGTTTCGGGAAGATTTTCTGAGCGTCAAAAAGCAGTTTATAATGCTGTTTTGAGAGTTAAAAATGAAGCTACAAAAATGTTGGCTCCGGGAACTCTTTGGAAACAATATCATATTGAAGTTGGTAAAATCATGACTTCGGAATTACTTGGTTTAGGATTAATCGATAAAGCCGATGTTCAGAACGAAAATCCGGAATGGCCAGCTTACAAAAAATATTTCATGCACGGAACTTCTCACCACATGGGACTTGACACGCACGATTATGGTTTACTTCACGAACCTATGAAAGCGAATATGGTTTTTACGGTTGAACCTGGAATTTATATTCCGGAGGAGAAATTCGGAATCCGTTTAGAAGATAATGTTGTGGTTCAGGAAAAAGGAGAACCTTTTAACTTGATGCGCAATATTCCGATTGAAGTTGATGAAATCGAAAGCTTAATGAACTCATAA
- a CDS encoding ferritin: MKDLLRTSTSLVEGIENILNLQAKLESDASNKYLAMAAWLDRNGYANTASYMYKQAEEEREHFLKVFKYITDMGGIAVTPSVPEVQQEFASFREVFEIALQNEIAVTQAINKVIAKCRAENDYATEDFMMWYVAEQREEEKNARRALELFELINGNEADGKFQLDVQISKIG, from the coding sequence ATGAAAGATTTACTAAGAACAAGTACTTCATTAGTTGAAGGAATCGAAAATATATTGAACTTACAGGCAAAATTAGAAAGCGACGCTTCTAATAAATATTTAGCTATGGCTGCATGGTTAGATAGAAATGGGTATGCAAATACAGCATCTTATATGTACAAGCAAGCCGAAGAAGAAAGAGAGCATTTTCTAAAAGTTTTCAAATATATTACAGATATGGGAGGGATTGCAGTTACGCCATCTGTTCCGGAAGTGCAGCAAGAATTTGCTTCTTTTAGAGAAGTATTTGAAATTGCTTTGCAAAACGAAATTGCAGTTACTCAGGCAATCAATAAAGTAATCGCAAAATGTAGAGCTGAGAATGATTATGCTACAGAAGATTTTATGATGTGGTATGTGGCTGAGCAAAGAGAAGAGGAGAAAAATGCAAGAAGAGCTTTAGAGCTTTTTGAATTGATCAACGGAAACGAAGCTGACGGCAAATTCCAATTGGATGTTCAGATTTCAAAAATCGGATAA